One stretch of Flavobacterium sp. 9 DNA includes these proteins:
- a CDS encoding cation:dicarboxylate symporter family transporter, which produces MNINSPKSSNKPKKSTFKIIITNLTFWVLIAIIAGILLGHFSPENGVKMEILGTRFIDIIKLFIGPIIFLTIVLGISGMGNLKKVGRIGIKALGYFEVVSTVALAIGVSVANIFKPGKIDRSGLTLGDASQYTSSTAKHFSWLEFFFSNFTLQVLLAAIVCGIALNFYKKREQTILVLERFSKLVFLGLKYVMYLAPIGAFGGMAFTIGKFGLQTLIPLGKLMLCVYLTMALFVFLVLGSILRYYKISILSILKYIKEELLLVLGTSSSEAALPSIMVKLEQMGCSKSVVGLVIPTGYSFNLDGTSIYLSMSVIFLAQLYDVHLSFFEILSVIGILMVTSKGAAGVTGSGFIVLASTLTALHKIPVEGLAFLLGVDKFMSEARAITNLIGNTVATIIISKTEHDFTELNLDPVLEE; this is translated from the coding sequence ATGAATATAAACTCTCCCAAATCTTCTAATAAACCAAAGAAAAGTACTTTTAAAATCATCATTACCAATCTTACTTTTTGGGTTCTGATTGCTATTATTGCAGGTATTTTGCTTGGACATTTTTCGCCTGAAAATGGTGTGAAAATGGAAATATTAGGCACAAGGTTTATTGATATTATCAAACTTTTTATTGGTCCGATTATTTTTCTAACGATCGTTTTAGGAATTTCGGGAATGGGAAATCTTAAAAAAGTAGGCCGAATTGGAATAAAAGCGCTCGGATATTTTGAAGTGGTTTCGACAGTGGCTTTGGCGATTGGAGTTTCTGTTGCTAATATTTTTAAGCCCGGAAAAATTGACAGATCCGGATTGACTCTTGGCGATGCCAGTCAATATACAAGTAGTACAGCCAAACATTTTTCGTGGTTAGAGTTTTTCTTTTCGAACTTTACTTTGCAGGTTTTATTGGCGGCGATTGTTTGCGGTATTGCATTGAATTTTTATAAAAAAAGAGAACAAACAATTTTAGTTTTAGAACGTTTTTCAAAATTAGTTTTCCTAGGATTAAAATATGTCATGTATTTGGCTCCAATTGGTGCTTTTGGCGGAATGGCTTTCACTATTGGTAAGTTCGGTTTGCAGACTTTGATTCCGCTTGGGAAATTGATGTTATGTGTTTATCTGACTATGGCGCTGTTTGTATTTCTGGTTTTAGGAAGTATTTTGAGATATTATAAAATCAGTATTCTTTCGATTTTAAAATACATTAAAGAGGAACTTTTATTGGTTCTTGGAACTTCATCTTCCGAAGCTGCTTTGCCAAGTATTATGGTAAAACTGGAACAAATGGGTTGTAGTAAATCGGTTGTTGGTTTGGTGATTCCAACAGGTTATTCTTTTAACCTTGACGGAACTTCGATTTATTTGTCGATGTCGGTGATATTTTTAGCGCAATTGTATGATGTTCATTTGAGTTTTTTCGAAATACTAAGTGTTATCGGAATCCTGATGGTAACCTCAAAAGGCGCGGCAGGTGTAACCGGAAGCGGATTTATAGTTCTGGCGTCGACTTTGACGGCTTTGCATAAGATTCCGGTCGAAGGATTGGCTTTTTTATTGGGAGTTGATAAATTTATGAGTGAAGCGAGAGCAATAACAAATTTGATTGGAAATACCGTGGCGACAATTATAATCTCGAAAACAGAACATGATTTTACGGAGTTGAATTTGGATCCTGTTTTGGAGGAGTAG
- a CDS encoding LysM peptidoglycan-binding domain-containing protein, which yields MSLLDKYKELTDLATNLGIANLQVREQDNVLYIDGTAKSAADKDKVWDAYGKIDPEFRSADVVLNIAVAEGTTTEYTVVSGDSLSKIGRAHGVSWEAIFEANRDLIKNPDLIQAGWKIKIPTA from the coding sequence ATGAGTTTATTGGATAAATACAAAGAGTTAACAGATTTAGCGACCAATTTAGGTATCGCTAATTTGCAAGTAAGAGAGCAGGATAATGTGCTATATATTGACGGAACAGCAAAATCGGCTGCGGATAAAGATAAGGTTTGGGATGCTTACGGAAAGATTGATCCTGAATTTAGATCAGCAGATGTAGTGTTGAATATTGCAGTTGCCGAAGGAACAACAACGGAATATACTGTTGTAAGTGGTGATTCGCTATCGAAAATAGGAAGAGCACACGGCGTTTCTTGGGAAGCAATTTTTGAAGCGAATAGAGATCTTATTAAAAACCCTGACTTGATTCAAGCGGGTTGGAAAATAAAAATACCAACAGCATAA
- a CDS encoding BON domain-containing protein, protein MKVKSILLGLCLAFSLVACGPKDADIQKEIAAKISALPGVDVTVKDGVATISGICKDEALKQNAESIVKGIKGVKSVVNNCEIAAPEPVAAPAPVEINPDAVLTTSVNEVVKTYSGVSAAIKDGVVTLTGTIKKEQLPNLIKSVQELKPKKVENKLTIK, encoded by the coding sequence ATGAAAGTTAAATCAATTTTATTAGGACTGTGCCTTGCTTTTTCATTAGTAGCTTGTGGCCCTAAAGATGCAGATATTCAAAAAGAAATTGCTGCAAAAATAAGTGCTTTGCCAGGTGTTGACGTGACTGTAAAAGATGGAGTTGCAACAATCTCGGGTATTTGTAAAGATGAAGCTCTTAAGCAAAATGCGGAGAGCATTGTTAAAGGTATAAAAGGTGTAAAATCTGTAGTGAATAATTGTGAGATTGCGGCTCCGGAACCTGTAGCAGCGCCAGCTCCTGTTGAAATAAACCCAGATGCGGTTTTAACTACTTCGGTAAATGAGGTTGTAAAAACATATAGCGGTGTAAGTGCTGCGATTAAGGATGGTGTAGTAACTCTTACAGGAACTATCAAAAAAGAGCAATTGCCAAACTTGATTAAAAGTGTACAGGAATTGAAACCTAAAAAAGTTGAAAATAAGTTAACTATTAAATAA
- a CDS encoding type II toxin-antitoxin system ParD family antitoxin encodes MKKNTVINNRFENFTKQKLSEEENQVLFLKNAIQEGINSGQFENFDSLKHLDSLKREKKLII; translated from the coding sequence ATGAAAAAAAATACTGTAATAAATAATCGTTTTGAAAATTTTACCAAGCAAAAACTTTCGGAAGAAGAAAACCAAGTACTCTTTTTGAAGAATGCAATTCAAGAGGGAATTAATAGTGGACAATTTGAGAATTTTGATTCATTGAAACATCTCGATAGTTTAAAAAGAGAAAAAAAACTAATTATTTGA
- a CDS encoding cupin domain-containing protein → MKTPNTIITVDESEGQKLNIAGGNYRIIISGKQTNGEYAVIEMSVPVGAGPNPHAHPDFAETFFVLEGEVSFKSELGSYVAKKNSFINIPKGGIVHGFKNLSDKPAKLLCTVTPAGLDDLFEEMSNYMETASSSNDLEKKDKINAIFKKYGQTLYPENFLD, encoded by the coding sequence ATGAAAACTCCAAACACAATAATAACTGTCGACGAATCCGAAGGTCAGAAATTAAATATAGCCGGAGGAAATTACCGAATTATAATTTCGGGAAAACAAACTAACGGAGAATATGCCGTAATCGAAATGTCGGTTCCTGTTGGAGCCGGGCCAAATCCGCATGCACATCCTGATTTTGCGGAGACTTTTTTTGTTTTGGAAGGTGAAGTTTCATTCAAATCTGAATTAGGAAGTTATGTGGCGAAGAAAAACTCTTTTATCAATATTCCGAAAGGCGGAATTGTTCATGGTTTTAAAAACTTAAGCGATAAACCTGCTAAACTTTTATGTACGGTGACTCCGGCTGGATTAGATGATTTGTTTGAAGAAATGTCAAACTATATGGAAACGGCTTCATCTAGCAATGATCTTGAGAAAAAGGATAAAATAAATGCCATTTTTAAAAAGTATGGACAAACACTTTATCCTGAGAATTTTTTGGATTAA
- a CDS encoding NIPSNAP family protein — protein sequence MKLFLLTLLLIATSVVKAQSVTQTSPVYQLRIYEIFEKNKDIFHERFRDHAMRIMKKYNFKIMSIYESKSDKKTEFVYFLEWPDQNTMKKAWDGFKADKEWIEIKKQYTEKYGDVIGNVEDRVLTKVDYSPN from the coding sequence ATGAAACTGTTTTTATTGACTTTACTATTAATCGCAACTTCGGTTGTAAAAGCGCAAAGTGTAACACAGACAAGTCCTGTTTATCAATTGCGTATTTATGAAATTTTCGAAAAGAATAAAGATATTTTTCATGAGCGATTTCGAGATCATGCAATGCGTATTATGAAGAAGTATAATTTTAAAATCATGTCGATTTACGAATCAAAGTCAGATAAGAAAACTGAGTTTGTTTATTTTTTAGAATGGCCGGATCAAAATACAATGAAAAAAGCTTGGGACGGTTTTAAAGCCGATAAAGAATGGATAGAAATTAAAAAACAATACACCGAAAAATATGGCGATGTAATTGGAAATGTTGAAGATCGGGTTTTGACAAAGGTTGATTATTCGCCGAATTGA
- the dnaX gene encoding DNA polymerase III subunit gamma/tau has product MEQFVVSARKYRPQTFKDVVGQKAITNTLLNAIDSNHLASALLFTGPRGVGKTTCARILARKINQPGYDDPNEDFAFNVFELDAASNNSVDDIRNLIDQVRIPPQTGQYKVYIIDEVHMLSSAAFNAFLKTLEEPPKHAIFILATTEKHKIIPTILSRCQIFDFKRITVKDAKEHLAEVATSQGINFEDDALHIIAQKADGAMRDALSIFDRVVSYCGTNLTRQAVTENLNVLDYETYISITDLLLENKIPDLLLAYNDILAKGFDGHHFIAGLASHFRDLLVSKTPATIALLEVGEQAQQMYGVQAQKCSQDFLLKGIDIANDCDLKYKLSQNQRLLVELCLMQLASINFDGEKKKLSNS; this is encoded by the coding sequence ATGGAACAATTTGTAGTATCGGCTCGTAAATATCGCCCACAGACCTTTAAGGATGTTGTAGGTCAGAAAGCCATTACCAACACTTTGTTGAATGCTATTGACAGCAATCACCTTGCTTCTGCCCTATTATTCACAGGACCTCGTGGAGTTGGAAAAACAACTTGCGCGCGTATTCTGGCTCGTAAAATAAACCAGCCTGGATATGATGATCCTAATGAAGATTTTGCTTTTAACGTTTTTGAGTTAGATGCTGCTTCAAACAACTCGGTTGATGATATTCGTAATCTGATTGATCAGGTTCGAATCCCGCCACAAACCGGACAATACAAAGTTTATATCATTGACGAGGTTCATATGTTGTCTTCGGCCGCTTTTAATGCTTTCCTTAAAACATTAGAAGAGCCGCCAAAACATGCTATTTTTATTTTAGCAACAACAGAGAAACACAAGATTATTCCAACGATTTTATCTCGTTGTCAGATATTTGATTTCAAAAGAATTACTGTAAAAGACGCTAAAGAACATTTGGCAGAAGTTGCGACAAGTCAGGGAATCAATTTTGAAGACGATGCTTTGCACATTATTGCTCAAAAAGCTGATGGTGCAATGCGTGACGCTTTATCTATTTTTGACCGCGTTGTTTCGTATTGCGGAACTAATTTAACGCGTCAGGCTGTAACCGAAAACCTAAACGTTTTAGATTACGAAACTTATATCAGTATTACAGATTTACTTTTAGAGAATAAAATTCCGGATCTTTTATTGGCTTACAATGATATTCTTGCAAAAGGTTTTGACGGACATCATTTTATTGCTGGTTTAGCTTCGCATTTCAGAGATTTATTAGTGAGCAAAACTCCTGCTACTATTGCTTTACTTGAAGTTGGAGAACAAGCACAACAAATGTACGGTGTTCAGGCTCAGAAATGTTCTCAGGATTTTTTACTAAAAGGAATTGACATTGCAAATGACTGTGATTTAAAGTATAAATTAAGTCAAAACCAACGCCTTTTGGTCGAATTATGTTTGATGCAATTGGCCTCTATCAATTTTGATGGAGAAAAAAAAAAGTTGAGCAATTCATAA